The following are encoded together in the Flavihumibacter fluvii genome:
- a CDS encoding AraC family transcriptional regulator: MPAGKHLHKIDLTHPKYLQTMVENRRVFNLSNCELNVFESYQQAFRIPLTFPDFVITSMVRGKKIMHLLNEPAFDYLPGETVIVPADETMVIDFPEAHTENPTQCIALAVDAKYVNNTLHYLDSFYNNDPDEFHTWKLQFNQYHFENDNEVTDTINKLIRICSSGDKAKNIYADLNMKELLIRLVQSQHLMQVQMESSQQHNQTRLHYVLHYINENLTNHISMDTLCRKAYLSRNIFFKWFREQFGVSPLEFINRERIKLAKQLLSDEHNTITSVSLQCGFSDVNYFVRLFKKSEGITPGVYQACLNK; the protein is encoded by the coding sequence ATGCCGGCTGGAAAACATCTCCATAAAATTGATCTTACCCACCCCAAGTACTTGCAGACAATGGTGGAAAACCGGCGTGTATTCAACCTCAGCAATTGCGAATTAAATGTTTTTGAAAGTTACCAGCAGGCCTTCCGGATTCCGCTGACTTTTCCTGACTTCGTGATCACCAGCATGGTGCGTGGAAAAAAAATCATGCACCTCCTGAATGAACCAGCCTTCGATTACCTGCCAGGAGAAACGGTCATTGTACCGGCAGATGAAACCATGGTGATCGATTTCCCGGAAGCGCATACTGAAAACCCTACGCAATGCATTGCATTGGCCGTTGATGCCAAATATGTGAACAATACCCTGCATTACCTGGACAGCTTTTATAATAATGATCCCGATGAATTCCATACCTGGAAATTACAATTCAACCAGTACCATTTCGAGAACGATAATGAAGTGACGGATACCATTAATAAACTGATCAGGATCTGCAGCAGCGGCGACAAGGCCAAAAATATTTATGCGGACCTGAATATGAAGGAACTCCTGATCAGGCTGGTGCAGAGCCAACACCTGATGCAGGTGCAGATGGAAAGTTCGCAACAGCATAACCAGACCAGGTTGCATTACGTTTTGCATTATATCAACGAGAACCTTACCAACCATATTTCCATGGATACGCTTTGCAGGAAAGCCTACCTCAGCCGGAATATTTTCTTCAAATGGTTCAGGGAACAGTTTGGGGTAAGTCCGCTTGAATTCATCAACCGCGAAAGGATTAAATTGGCCAAACAGTTATTATCCGATGAACACAACACGATCACTTCCGTCAGTTTGCAATGCGGCTTCAGTGACGTAAATTATTTTGTACGCCTCTTCAAAAAATCCGAAGGCATTACCCCCGGCGTATACCAGGCATGTCTGAATAAGTAA
- a CDS encoding aldehyde dehydrogenase family protein gives MSTATAAASVSNVAPRPKFKDRYDHYIGGRWVAPSSGQYFDNISPIDGKVFTQAARGNAADIDKALDAAWAAFPAWSKSSAASRSNILLRIAQVIEDNLEYLARVETVDNGKAIRETRAADLPLVIDHFRYFAGVIRAEEGSLSEHDETTVSINLHEPIGVVGQIIPWNFPLLMATWKIAPALAAGCCVIVKPAEQTPTSIQCMMELIGDLLPAGVLNVVTGFGPEAGKPLATSPRISKVAFTGETTTGRLIMQYASENLVPVTMELGGKSPNIFFPSVAAADDAFFDKAVEGAVMFALNQGEVCTCPSRILVHESIADKFLERVIRRTQAIKMGNPLAEDTMMGAQASEDQYNKILSYMDIGKQEGAQVLCGGGAFHINSGLEHGYYIQPTIFKGHNKMRIFQEEIFGPVVSVTTFKTTEEAIHIANDTLYGLGAGVWTRDAHELYQVPRAIQAGRVWVNCYHAYPAHAPFGGYKKSGFGRETHKMMLNHYRHTKNMLISYSQNKLGFF, from the coding sequence ATGAGTACAGCAACAGCCGCCGCATCCGTCAGTAATGTGGCACCGCGACCAAAATTCAAAGACCGTTACGACCACTATATCGGGGGTAGGTGGGTAGCACCTTCCAGTGGTCAGTATTTTGATAATATATCCCCCATTGATGGTAAAGTGTTTACGCAGGCTGCCCGGGGTAATGCGGCCGACATTGATAAGGCGCTGGATGCCGCCTGGGCCGCTTTCCCGGCATGGAGCAAGTCTTCGGCCGCCAGCCGGAGCAATATTTTATTGCGTATTGCCCAGGTAATTGAAGATAACCTTGAATACCTGGCCAGGGTTGAAACCGTTGATAACGGAAAAGCCATCCGTGAAACCAGGGCAGCCGACCTGCCCCTGGTCATAGATCATTTCAGGTATTTCGCCGGGGTGATCCGGGCCGAGGAAGGCAGTCTGAGCGAGCATGATGAAACGACGGTGAGCATTAACCTGCATGAACCTATCGGGGTAGTTGGACAGATCATTCCCTGGAATTTCCCGCTCCTTATGGCCACCTGGAAAATAGCCCCGGCCCTTGCTGCAGGATGTTGTGTGATTGTTAAACCTGCTGAGCAGACGCCGACCAGTATACAGTGTATGATGGAATTGATTGGCGATCTCCTGCCTGCAGGTGTGTTGAATGTTGTAACCGGGTTTGGTCCGGAAGCCGGAAAGCCACTGGCCACGTCACCACGCATCAGTAAGGTTGCATTTACGGGTGAAACCACTACCGGTCGGCTGATCATGCAATATGCTTCCGAAAACCTGGTTCCTGTAACCATGGAACTGGGTGGTAAAAGCCCGAATATTTTCTTCCCCTCTGTTGCTGCAGCAGACGATGCTTTTTTCGACAAGGCCGTTGAAGGTGCGGTGATGTTTGCCCTGAACCAGGGTGAAGTGTGCACCTGTCCATCGCGCATATTGGTACACGAAAGTATCGCCGATAAATTCCTCGAAAGGGTAATTCGCCGCACCCAGGCCATCAAAATGGGCAATCCATTGGCTGAGGATACCATGATGGGCGCACAGGCATCTGAAGACCAGTATAATAAAATCCTTAGTTACATGGATATCGGCAAGCAGGAAGGCGCCCAGGTATTGTGCGGTGGCGGCGCTTTCCATATTAACAGTGGATTGGAACATGGTTATTATATCCAGCCAACCATTTTCAAAGGGCATAATAAAATGCGCATTTTCCAGGAAGAGATTTTTGGTCCTGTTGTTTCCGTTACCACTTTCAAGACCACAGAGGAAGCCATCCATATTGCTAATGATACTTTATATGGATTAGGAGCCGGTGTATGGACCCGGGATGCCCACGAACTCTACCAGGTGCCGCGTGCCATCCAGGCTGGAAGGGTTTGGGTGAACTGTTACCATGCCTATCCGGCGCATGCGCCATTCGGTGGATATAAAAAATCCGGGTTTGGCCGTGAGACCCACAAGATGATGCTGAACCATTACCGGCATACTAAAAATATGCTGATCTCCTACAGCCAGAATAAACTCGGTTTCTTTTAA
- a CDS encoding DUF779 domain-containing protein, which yields MQIQRILATEKAVALITTLKQLHGALMFHQSGGCCDGSSPMCFEDGEFRTGDSDVCLGEVEGCRFYMSRDQFEYWQHTQLIIDVTPGRGSSFSLEIPLGVRFFIRGRVFSGDELSMLPEVG from the coding sequence ATGCAGATCCAAAGAATCCTGGCAACAGAAAAAGCAGTAGCCCTGATCACAACACTAAAGCAACTGCACGGTGCACTGATGTTTCACCAGAGTGGCGGTTGTTGCGATGGGTCCAGCCCGATGTGTTTTGAAGACGGTGAATTCAGAACGGGTGACAGTGATGTTTGCCTGGGTGAAGTTGAGGGCTGCAGGTTTTATATGAGCCGTGATCAATTTGAATATTGGCAACACACACAGTTGATCATAGACGTAACGCCCGGGCGGGGCAGCAGCTTCAGCCTGGAGATCCCGCTGGGCGTTCGTTTTTTTATCAGGGGCAGGGTCTTTTCAGGTGATGAATTATCAATGCTTCCGGAGGTAGGTTAA
- a CDS encoding aldose 1-epimerase family protein: MAELITLDNGVLEVKIHPKGAELRVLRNKATGINYMWSGDANFWGKYSPILFPIVGQLRDNTYLYNGNSYSLPRHGFARDRTFQVEQTSDHSAVFTLQDDAESHAVYPFAFVLQVFYELDNHQLTTRYTVTNPGTGELLFSIGAHPAFAVPLLIDGVESAYEDYSLVFNHSAALTRWKLDNGLLTSNHEPVILQDHVLPLRKELFAEDAVVLKGLADNTIRLACSKHSHGIDFSWTDFPFFGIWAAPGAPFVCLEPWCGIADHVHHDLQLTTKEGIQSLPPGETWTRQWQVNCF, from the coding sequence ATGGCTGAACTGATCACATTGGATAACGGGGTACTTGAAGTGAAGATCCACCCCAAAGGCGCTGAACTGCGGGTCCTGCGTAACAAGGCAACCGGCATCAATTATATGTGGTCCGGGGACGCAAATTTCTGGGGCAAATATTCCCCCATATTATTTCCAATTGTTGGCCAGCTCCGGGACAATACCTACTTGTATAACGGTAACAGCTATTCGCTGCCACGGCATGGGTTTGCCCGCGACAGGACTTTCCAGGTGGAGCAAACCAGCGATCATTCTGCGGTATTTACTTTACAGGATGACGCCGAAAGCCATGCTGTGTACCCATTTGCATTTGTGTTGCAGGTCTTTTATGAACTGGATAACCACCAGTTGACCACCAGGTATACAGTTACTAATCCCGGAACCGGCGAATTGCTGTTTTCCATAGGTGCGCATCCTGCTTTTGCCGTACCCTTACTGATCGATGGGGTGGAGTCAGCATACGAAGACTATTCGCTTGTGTTTAACCATTCAGCTGCATTGACCCGATGGAAACTGGATAATGGCTTACTGACCAGTAACCATGAACCGGTCATCTTACAGGATCATGTTTTGCCGCTGCGTAAGGAACTTTTTGCTGAAGATGCAGTAGTACTAAAAGGCTTGGCCGATAATACGATCCGGCTGGCCTGCAGCAAACATTCGCATGGTATTGATTTCAGCTGGACAGACTTTCCTTTTTTCGGCATCTGGGCCGCGCCTGGCGCGCCTTTTGTTTGCCTGGAACCCTGGTGTGGAATTGCAGACCATGTGCACCACGACCTGCAATTGACCACCAAGGAAGGCATCCAGTCACTCCCGCCAGGTGAAACCTGGACCAGGCAATGGCAGGTTAACTGTTTTTAA
- a CDS encoding TonB-dependent receptor encodes MRPFLILLVATIIFPILLQAQAIIINSQVRGAGKDPLFGATVRDNASISVTSTDVDGRFSIRVDRNKANTLVISAVGYRELTIAIDSITPGSFIQLEQANGFLGEVTVVGSRSGRSNIKSAVPVDILDFRNVTSILPQYDLNQALTYLAPSFNSNRQSSADGTEHIDPASLRGLGPDQVLVLINGKRRHTTSLVNYQGTVGNGSVGTDLNTIPAAAIERIEVLRDGAAAQYGSDAIAGVINVVLKKNDHQLNANATAGITAKGDGGTAQLNLNKGFSLGKQGGYLNLTGDLLYRDRTNRTQNHDLIIYDQSALGNYFAYDFTENPAASRAYDDSVLAARKLSRDDHNFAVGDARIRNGSAFVNLALPFGARQQHEFYAFGGLSYRTGDGFGFRRLPSEYSNVVLDLYPNGFQPTTQSKIWDQSISAGVKLRLPADWKLDLSNTFGHNSFAYTTANTNNATLREKSPTSFESGSHAFTQNTVNADLRKFFPGVAAGLNLALGAEYRIDQYQIKAGEEGSWRNYAYSPDGTTIIDPSLLDFAGGAQSFVGFSPRDATKQSRNNIALYADGEIDLTKKFLVAAAARFENYSDFGSTINGKLALRYQFTDAFGLRGAVSTGFRAPSLHQQYFSYSSTDILPNGELGQSGFFPNNSEVAKGLGIPKLKQETSVNGSAGFTFSPNSKFRLTIDGYLIKIDNRIALTGSFGFDPYGEPVEEIQDMLQPYGVSAARFFANAVNTTTSGIDLVASYKLNAGKNIFDFVLAGNYNKNKVGNDLNIPASLKGQEDIFFGPVERSIIETYSPQTKGSLGITHRLAKFTNSLRFTYFGKVTRNGYPFGELQEHKGKVVTDLTVSYAVSKALAITIGANNLLNVYPDKQVYANSYFGVFKYAPVQMGANGSYFFLRLSLSL; translated from the coding sequence ATGAGACCTTTCCTGATTTTACTAGTCGCAACCATCATATTTCCGATCCTGCTGCAGGCACAAGCCATCATAATCAATAGCCAGGTGCGCGGTGCAGGCAAAGATCCCCTGTTTGGCGCAACAGTGCGCGATAATGCTTCTATATCAGTTACATCAACTGATGTAGATGGCCGTTTTTCGATCAGGGTAGACCGCAACAAGGCTAACACCCTGGTCATATCAGCTGTTGGTTATCGTGAATTGACCATAGCGATCGATTCCATTACTCCAGGAAGCTTTATCCAGCTGGAACAGGCCAATGGTTTCCTGGGTGAGGTCACTGTTGTAGGATCAAGATCAGGCAGGAGCAATATTAAATCTGCTGTACCAGTTGATATCCTTGATTTCAGGAATGTCACCAGTATCCTGCCGCAATACGACCTGAACCAGGCCCTTACCTACCTGGCACCCTCCTTCAATTCCAACCGGCAGTCCTCGGCGGATGGTACGGAACATATTGACCCGGCCAGTCTGCGCGGACTCGGTCCAGACCAGGTGCTGGTGCTGATCAATGGCAAACGCCGCCATACCACATCGCTGGTGAATTACCAGGGAACGGTGGGTAACGGTAGTGTGGGCACAGATTTGAACACTATTCCTGCTGCAGCCATCGAACGCATTGAAGTGCTGCGCGATGGCGCCGCAGCGCAATATGGATCTGATGCTATTGCCGGTGTGATCAATGTGGTGCTGAAAAAAAATGACCACCAGCTCAATGCCAATGCTACAGCCGGTATCACCGCAAAAGGTGACGGTGGTACAGCGCAACTCAACCTGAATAAAGGATTTTCATTGGGCAAACAGGGAGGCTACCTGAACCTGACCGGCGACCTGTTATACCGCGACCGCACCAACCGCACCCAGAACCACGACCTGATCATTTATGACCAGAGTGCGCTGGGTAATTATTTCGCGTATGACTTCACGGAAAACCCGGCGGCTTCCAGGGCTTATGACGACAGCGTTTTAGCTGCGCGTAAGCTTAGCCGTGATGACCATAATTTTGCAGTAGGCGATGCCCGTATCAGGAATGGATCGGCCTTCGTTAACCTGGCCCTCCCTTTCGGCGCAAGACAGCAACATGAATTCTACGCCTTCGGCGGATTGAGTTACCGTACCGGTGACGGCTTCGGATTCCGCCGCCTGCCCAGCGAATACAGCAATGTGGTGTTAGACCTGTACCCAAATGGTTTCCAGCCAACAACGCAATCAAAGATCTGGGACCAGTCGATCAGCGCCGGTGTGAAGCTCCGGTTGCCTGCAGATTGGAAACTGGATCTCTCCAATACCTTCGGGCATAACAGTTTCGCCTATACGACGGCCAACACCAATAACGCTACCCTGCGGGAAAAGAGCCCAACCAGTTTCGAAAGTGGCAGCCATGCCTTCACCCAAAACACCGTCAATGCCGACCTCAGGAAATTCTTCCCGGGTGTGGCAGCCGGACTGAACCTGGCCCTGGGTGCAGAATACCGGATCGACCAATACCAGATCAAGGCAGGTGAAGAAGGCTCCTGGCGGAACTATGCCTACAGCCCCGATGGCACCACCATCATCGATCCCAGCCTGCTGGATTTCGCCGGCGGCGCACAATCCTTTGTGGGATTTTCGCCCAGGGATGCTACAAAACAAAGCCGCAATAATATTGCGCTCTATGCAGATGGGGAAATTGATCTCACCAAAAAATTCCTCGTAGCCGCTGCCGCCAGGTTTGAAAACTACAGCGATTTCGGTTCTACCATCAATGGCAAACTCGCCTTACGCTACCAGTTCACTGATGCTTTTGGCCTGCGGGGCGCGGTGAGTACAGGTTTCCGGGCACCCAGCCTGCACCAGCAATATTTCAGTTATAGCAGTACCGATATCCTGCCGAATGGCGAACTGGGCCAGTCGGGATTCTTTCCCAATAACAGCGAGGTAGCCAAAGGACTGGGTATTCCAAAACTGAAACAAGAAACGTCGGTTAATGGCAGTGCCGGATTTACCTTTTCGCCTAATAGCAAATTCCGCTTAACAATTGATGGCTACCTGATCAAAATTGATAATCGTATAGCGCTTACCGGTAGCTTCGGGTTTGATCCATATGGTGAACCGGTTGAAGAGATCCAGGACATGTTGCAACCTTACGGTGTGTCAGCCGCACGCTTCTTTGCAAATGCCGTGAATACCACCACAAGCGGCATTGACCTGGTGGCTTCCTATAAATTAAACGCCGGGAAGAACATATTCGATTTCGTGCTGGCGGGCAATTACAATAAAAACAAAGTCGGCAACGACTTAAACATCCCCGCCTCGCTGAAAGGCCAGGAAGATATTTTCTTTGGCCCGGTTGAACGGTCTATCATTGAGACCTATAGTCCACAGACAAAGGGAAGCCTGGGTATCACCCACCGGCTTGCGAAATTCACCAACAGCCTGCGCTTTACCTATTTTGGAAAAGTTACCCGCAATGGTTATCCTTTTGGTGAATTACAGGAACACAAGGGCAAAGTGGTGACTGACTTAACAGTTTCCTATGCGGTCTCCAAAGCATTGGCGATAACTATCGGTGCAAATAATTTACTGAATGTATATCCCGACAAGCAGGTATATGCGAATAGTTATTTCGGAGTATTCAAATATGCACCTGTGCAGATGGGCGCTAATGGATCTTATTTCTTTTTGCGGCTGAGCCTGAGTTTATAA
- a CDS encoding SAM hydrolase/SAM-dependent halogenase family protein, whose translation MKQRIIVYVMLLVSYGLCPFSGTAQNGALVFQTDFGLKDGAVSAMKGVAYGVSPQLKQFDLTHEIPAFDIWQAAYRLQQTVGYWPVGTVFVSVVDPGVGSVRKSVVAKLRTGQFIVTPDNGTLTLLAETIGIDSLRQIDEKLNRLKGSNESYTFHGRDVYAYTGARLAAGVIRYDEVGPALPPEIVKITYLPARIEKGIFSGTIPVLDVQYGNVWTNIPLALLKENGIQYGDLLKVSIFHNKKPVYTGTMPFATTFSAVKAGQPVAYANSLLQFAFGINQGSFAAKHGVSSGGNWQVTIQKITAKTK comes from the coding sequence ATGAAACAGCGAATAATCGTATATGTAATGTTGTTGGTGAGCTATGGGTTGTGCCCCTTTTCGGGAACGGCCCAGAATGGCGCCCTGGTTTTCCAGACCGACTTCGGCCTGAAAGATGGTGCCGTTTCGGCCATGAAGGGGGTAGCCTATGGCGTATCGCCACAACTCAAACAATTTGACCTGACGCATGAAATCCCCGCATTCGACATCTGGCAGGCTGCATACCGGCTGCAGCAGACCGTGGGGTACTGGCCGGTTGGAACCGTTTTTGTTTCGGTAGTTGACCCCGGGGTAGGTTCGGTGCGGAAATCGGTGGTGGCCAAATTGCGGACCGGCCAGTTTATTGTTACACCAGATAATGGCACCCTGACCCTTTTGGCAGAAACCATTGGTATCGATTCGTTGCGGCAGATCGATGAAAAGCTGAACCGCCTGAAGGGATCCAATGAATCCTATACTTTCCATGGCCGCGATGTATATGCTTACACCGGAGCGCGACTCGCTGCGGGGGTGATCCGGTACGATGAAGTGGGTCCGGCCCTGCCTCCTGAAATTGTCAAAATAACCTATTTGCCCGCCCGCATTGAAAAAGGCATCTTCAGTGGAACCATACCTGTGCTGGATGTACAATACGGTAATGTGTGGACCAATATTCCACTGGCCTTACTGAAAGAAAACGGCATTCAATATGGCGACCTCCTGAAGGTTTCCATCTTCCATAATAAAAAGCCCGTCTATACCGGTACTATGCCCTTTGCCACTACTTTTTCTGCCGTGAAAGCCGGGCAACCCGTCGCCTATGCCAATAGCCTCCTGCAATTTGCCTTCGGGATCAACCAGGGCAGTTTCGCTGCTAAACACGGTGTAAGCAGCGGCGGCAACTGGCAGGTGACCATTCAAAAAATAACCGCTAAAACCAAATGA
- a CDS encoding DEAD/DEAH box helicase yields the protein MKFSELSLDPGLMEGIEATGYVTLTPIQEQVMPTILAGRDIIASAQTGTGKTAAFLLPVLSKLIEHRHEGHTSGIIIVPTRELAVQIAQAVEGMAYFTPISSIAIYGGGDGNAFVQEKQALQKGVDLVICTPGKLIAHLNMGYVKFDELQYLVLDEADRMLDMGFHDDIMRIIRQLPAKRQSLLFSATMPEKIRSLAKKILKDPAEVNIALSKPPEKIDQKAYVVYEPQKDPLIQHIIRNTPHRSLIIFCSRKHTVKQLAAFLKRNKFNVAEIHSDLEQSEREDLLQGFKSGRIPVIVATDVLSRGIDIDTIDVVVNYDVPHDGEDYVHRIGRTARAEKEGKAFTLVSDKEIGRFARIESLIGKVVEKAPVPAELGPAPEYAVHRRSGGSRGGGGNGPRPRPGNDGPRHSGGQPRNQENGHRKEGPRRETPPRHTPKPRTGPPKTIEKRSAPERAGENPAGPVLPATGDLN from the coding sequence GTGAAGTTTAGTGAATTGTCCCTCGATCCGGGACTGATGGAAGGGATCGAAGCAACAGGATATGTAACCCTAACCCCGATCCAGGAACAAGTGATGCCGACCATTTTGGCCGGCCGCGATATTATCGCCTCTGCCCAAACCGGAACCGGTAAAACGGCGGCCTTCCTGCTACCAGTTTTAAGTAAATTAATTGAGCATCGCCATGAAGGCCATACCAGTGGCATCATCATCGTGCCCACCCGTGAGCTGGCCGTGCAGATCGCACAGGCAGTAGAGGGGATGGCCTATTTTACCCCCATCAGTAGCATTGCTATTTATGGTGGTGGTGATGGAAATGCCTTTGTGCAGGAAAAGCAGGCGCTCCAGAAAGGGGTTGACCTCGTGATCTGTACGCCGGGAAAACTGATCGCCCACCTGAATATGGGTTATGTGAAGTTTGATGAATTGCAGTACCTGGTGCTGGATGAAGCCGACCGCATGCTGGATATGGGTTTCCATGATGATATCATGCGCATCATCAGGCAATTACCGGCGAAGCGCCAGAGCCTGCTTTTTTCGGCCACCATGCCGGAAAAGATCCGCAGCCTGGCCAAAAAGATCCTGAAGGATCCTGCTGAAGTAAATATTGCCCTGTCGAAGCCACCGGAGAAGATCGACCAGAAAGCCTATGTGGTCTATGAACCACAGAAAGACCCGCTGATACAGCATATCATCAGGAATACCCCGCACCGCAGCCTGATCATTTTCTGTTCACGCAAGCATACCGTAAAACAACTGGCTGCCTTCCTTAAGCGCAATAAGTTCAATGTGGCGGAAATCCATTCTGACCTGGAGCAATCTGAACGCGAAGACCTGTTACAGGGCTTCAAAAGCGGCCGGATACCGGTTATCGTGGCCACCGATGTTTTATCGCGCGGAATTGATATAGATACCATCGACGTGGTGGTGAACTATGATGTGCCGCACGATGGCGAAGATTATGTACACCGTATCGGCCGTACGGCAAGGGCGGAAAAAGAAGGAAAAGCGTTTACCCTGGTGAGTGATAAAGAGATCGGCCGTTTTGCACGGATCGAATCCCTGATCGGTAAGGTGGTGGAAAAAGCACCCGTGCCTGCAGAATTAGGGCCGGCGCCTGAATATGCCGTGCATCGCCGCTCTGGTGGCTCCCGGGGCGGGGGCGGCAATGGTCCCCGGCCAAGGCCTGGAAATGATGGGCCAAGGCATTCCGGCGGTCAGCCACGTAACCAGGAGAATGGTCACCGGAAAGAAGGCCCAAGGCGCGAAACACCGCCAAGGCATACGCCTAAGCCACGCACAGGCCCACCGAAAACAATCGAGAAAAGAAGTGCACCGGAAAGGGCAGGGGAAAATCCGGCCGGACCGGTTTTGCCGGCAACAGGTGACCTGAATTAA
- a CDS encoding N-acetylmuramoyl-L-alanine amidase: MQVSRYVLMLFAALLLLYSCSRNPYAKTNRVQKKQVKQYAKSLRQYPPGNSLDDGDYWVGTTNFGMRKPNFVVIHHTAQNSCDQTLKTFTLPKTQVSAHYVICKDGTIHHMLNDYLRAHHAGVARWGNNTDLNSTSLGIELDNNGYEYFDDRQLASLYRLLDTLKLRYNIPTANFVGHGDIAPSRKNDPNWRFPWKDLADKGFGTWYKDTTLLELPYGFDHLMALRLVGFDVKDSSAAILAFKRHWLQDTTAGMNPAAEKVLFGLIRQ, encoded by the coding sequence ATGCAAGTTTCGAGGTATGTATTGATGCTTTTCGCGGCGCTGCTCCTGCTGTACAGCTGCAGCAGGAATCCTTATGCGAAGACCAACAGGGTCCAGAAAAAGCAGGTGAAACAATATGCCAAAAGCTTACGGCAATACCCGCCCGGCAATAGCCTGGATGATGGTGATTACTGGGTGGGTACCACCAATTTCGGTATGCGGAAACCGAATTTTGTGGTCATCCACCATACCGCGCAAAACAGTTGTGACCAGACCCTGAAAACATTTACTCTTCCAAAGACCCAGGTGAGTGCGCACTACGTGATCTGCAAGGATGGCACCATTCACCATATGCTGAATGATTACCTGCGGGCGCATCATGCCGGGGTGGCCAGGTGGGGAAATAATACCGACCTGAATTCAACCAGCTTAGGCATTGAACTGGATAATAATGGCTATGAATATTTTGATGACCGGCAGCTGGCCAGTTTGTACCGCCTGCTCGATACCCTGAAGCTCCGGTATAATATTCCGACCGCAAATTTTGTGGGGCATGGTGATATTGCACCCAGCCGCAAGAACGACCCCAATTGGCGCTTTCCCTGGAAAGACCTGGCAGATAAGGGTTTCGGTACCTGGTATAAAGACACGACCCTGCTTGAGCTGCCGTATGGTTTTGATCACCTGATGGCTCTGCGGCTCGTGGGATTTGATGTAAAGGACAGTAGTGCCGCCATTCTTGCCTTTAAACGGCATTGGTTGCAGGATACGACAGCAGGCATGAACCCGGCCGCTGAAAAAGTATTATTCGGGTTGATCAGGCAGTGA
- a CDS encoding metallophosphoesterase: protein MRKIILAIFEFFRVILQFLLTRPVTWLANKISSAPQQDKINTALTELYRSIITEPGKKGPLIAFRPDEQPIIIFTDMHKGTRDGSDDFAICEDNYLAALEHYNKHNFYYLNLGDSEELWENMLPNVIKFNKATFEAEGKFIERNAFVKLYGNHDLYWGNDLLAPAVLKSIFNAPVKAHTGVVLRAELPIGSIDIFCTHGHQGDAQSDGNAFSKWFVSYIWGPLQSFLEINTNTPSCNDENKSLHNQFMYEWSAAQKNLVLITGHTHQPVFNSLTHLERLYLDLEYATEKNDTAAQEKINAEIPRRRREYDVVNNSFRHMKPSYFNAGCCCYEDGNITGLEIAGGYMRLVKWSKVDGLPVRIVAEEIHLVSLAGKITA, encoded by the coding sequence ATGCGTAAAATAATTCTAGCCATTTTTGAATTCTTCAGGGTCATCCTGCAATTCTTACTAACCAGGCCGGTGACCTGGCTGGCGAATAAGATTTCTTCTGCACCACAACAGGATAAGATCAACACGGCACTCACGGAATTATACCGGTCCATCATCACCGAACCCGGTAAAAAGGGTCCGCTCATCGCCTTCAGGCCCGATGAACAACCGATCATTATTTTCACGGATATGCATAAAGGCACCCGCGATGGTTCCGATGATTTCGCCATTTGCGAAGACAATTACCTGGCTGCCCTGGAACACTATAATAAACACAATTTTTATTACCTCAACCTGGGCGATAGTGAAGAACTCTGGGAGAATATGTTGCCCAACGTCATCAAATTCAATAAAGCAACCTTTGAAGCAGAGGGGAAATTCATCGAAAGAAATGCCTTTGTTAAACTGTATGGCAACCACGACCTGTACTGGGGAAATGATCTTCTTGCCCCGGCAGTGCTGAAAAGTATTTTCAACGCACCGGTAAAAGCCCATACCGGTGTTGTATTGCGCGCTGAATTACCTATCGGATCCATTGATATCTTCTGCACACATGGGCACCAGGGTGATGCACAGAGCGATGGCAATGCGTTCAGCAAATGGTTTGTCAGTTATATCTGGGGACCCCTGCAATCCTTTCTCGAGATCAATACCAATACCCCGTCCTGTAACGACGAAAACAAATCCCTGCACAACCAGTTCATGTATGAATGGAGCGCCGCGCAAAAAAACCTGGTACTGATCACCGGGCATACCCACCAGCCTGTTTTCAATTCCCTCACCCACCTGGAAAGATTATACCTTGACCTCGAATACGCCACAGAAAAAAACGATACCGCCGCACAGGAAAAAATCAATGCAGAAATTCCCCGGCGCAGGCGCGAATATGATGTCGTGAATAACTCCTTCCGGCACATGAAGCCCAGCTATTTTAATGCGGGATGCTGCTGTTATGAAGACGGGAATATCACCGGGCTGGAAATCGCCGGTGGTTATATGCGGCTGGTTAAATGGAGCAAGGTAGATGGCCTGCCTGTAAGGATTGTGGCCGAAGAGATCCACCTGGTGAGCCTGGCCGGAAAGATCACTGCCTGA